The genome window CAGCGATGGAGTGGCTTTTCAGCCATCTCTTTGCGGAGCTCTTCAAGATGCGACCGTGGGACTCCCTCCTCGAACGTCTGAATCAAGGCGTACACTTCCGCTCGAGGCACCTTCACGCCACCCTCGCGGACGACGTCTTCGGGCCGCTCGCGCAGTTCGCGCATCGTGCCGACGGCGAGCAGGTAGGGAATCGCCCAGGCCGACAGGCGGTTGCCGTGTGTCTCCGGGACGGCCTCGAGATAGCGCTGGGCGTCGTCGAGATAGCCCTCGGCACGGCCGGTGACGCGCTGAATGACGTTCGTAACGGCCCCGTAGTTCTCCTCGTGGGTGACGCCGTCGAGCGGAACGTCCTCCTCTGCGAGCCACTCTGCGGGGAGGTAGACGTTGTTCTCCTCGTGGTAGTCGGCTTCGACGTCTTTGGCGATGTTGACCAGTTGTAACAGCAAGGCGAACGAGCGGGCGTTGGCGCGCAACTCTGCCGCACGCTCAGTAGACGTTCCGCGGGCGACGAGTCCGGTGATCAGCGTACCGACGGTCCCCGCGGCGTACCAGCAGTACTCCTCGAGTTCATCGAGCGTCTGGAGGCGCAGTCCGCCCTCCTCGGCGTAGCGATCGGTGAACATCGCCATCCCGCCGACGAGTTCGCGAACGGGTTCCCGCATGATCTCACGGGGCTCCTCCTCAAGCGATTCGAACGTTCGGAGGACGCGTGGCGTCTCAGCGACGACCTCCCAGTCGTTCGATCGCTCCTCGGGGATCCAGGGCTCGACGTCGTCCATGAACGACGATACCGGAACGTCGTCCGCTGGATCGAGGAGTCGATCGTACTCGTTCAGGAGTTCGGTCTGGGCCGCCGGTGGAATGTGTCCCGCGTCTTCGATCGTGTCGGCGACCCGACAGAGGAGGTACCCGAGGCAGATGTGACTCGCCATCGGCTCCTCGAGTCGGTCGATAGTGATCGAGAAAGTCCGCGAAACGCCGTGAACCGCGTCGTAACACCATTCCAGGTCGGCGTCGGTTGTGATTTCGTGCTGGCCGGGGGTCATCTACTCGCGTGTAGTTTGGGCGCATCCCGGAAAAACAACCCGGTCCCGGCGGGATATTCCAACCGGTGACACGAACCCAGCGAGAAGCGACCGGCCAGTGCTGTCGCACGTCGACTCGAGTCGGTCCGCTTCGTCTCCGTCCAGGACGCTGTCAGCGCGCCATTCGATCCACTCGTGGGACGCCGAGGCGTCGCTGTCGAGCGTGACGGTCCAAAAAATGCAGCAATACTTCGTGTCGCGGGAAGCGACAGTAGAATATCGTAGTTAGAGTCGAACGACGTTCTTCGCGCGGGGACCCTTGGGGGCCTGCTCGATGTCGAATTCGATTTCGGTGCCTTCAGTCAGGTCCTCGCCGCCGACGTCTTCCATGTGGAAGAATACGTCCTCGTCCGCGTCGTCAGTGTCGATGAAACCGTAGCCGCCAGTGTCGTTGAAGAAATCAACCTTACCGTTTGCCATTGCATCTATACCGAGTGCCACGACACGGATAAGTGTTGGCATTCGTTCGCCGAAGAACGAAATACGAAAACAGAATTGTCGCAAGTAAGTCTTCGAGCGTTCGTTTGTCCATAAGACGGCGGTCCTGGTCGAGTGTCGTTCCGTCTTTGGGAGAACTGGCGAGAACAGTCGGCAGATCCACAGTTTGGTGTGCGAGCCACGGAACTGACCGACAGCGGTCCACTTCAGCCGTCGGCTCGCCCCTCGAGACAGGACCGTACCCAGGCGTAGTGGTCGTCGACACGCTGGCGTCCCGCGTCGGTCAGCGCGTACGCGTCGTGGATCCCCGCGGTGCGCTTCTCGACGAACCCTGCGTCGACCAGCGCCGACAGCGAGCCGTAGAACGACTTCGGCTCGATGCGCTCGTCGTAGTGAGACTCGAGTTGGGACTTGAGTTGCTGTCCGCGCAGTTCGTCGCCGTCTGCGGCCGCAAGGAGGTAACAGACGTCTCGTCGACGGCCGCTCTGGAGCCACTTTCCCATACGTCCTCTCGAGACGACAGCCGCTCGAACGTTGCGATTCGGGACTCGAGCGGTGGCCCGAGACACACCCGATCATCGGTGCTGTGCTGAGGTGGATTGCTGTGCCGATTTCCCGGCCCCACCGCAGGCCGGCTCACGGTCGGCTTCGAACCCACGGACAGCAGTCCGGCTCACTCGAGTCCACGAGCCACGGCCGTCACCAGCGCCCAGCCGACGCCACCCACAGCGGACGCGCCGACCACGAACGGCGTTCCGACCTCGAGTGCGGCACCGCCGCTGGCGAGGCGCTCGTGGCTAAAAACGAACCATCGGCTACCGGGGTCGCCGACGATCACAGTTCCAGAGCCGGCTGCAAGCGAGAGGAAGACGGCCGCGAGCGCCGTCGCCACGATAACCGCCACCGTCCCGACGGCACCCGCACAGCCCTTCGCGAGGAGTGCCGACCCAGACCGACGAGTCACCGCTTCGTCACTCCGTGCGTAGACGGCGAATCCGGCCTCGCTCCCCGCCGGGAGCCCGGCGACACGGGCGTCGGCGGAATACTGCAACAGGACGCCAGCCATCCAGAGGTCGCCGATCGAGCCCGCGGCGTTGACCGCGAGCACGAACACGAGCACCGAGGAGGGGACGACGAGTGCCGCGGCGAGACCGGCGGCCGTGATCACGACGAACGGCGCGAGCAAGACGACGAGCAACTCCGTACGGGTAAAACTCGAGCCCGTTTCTGCGTAGGCGGTAGGGAAGAAGAACCGAGAGACGCCCACGCCGTAGCTGGGCCTGCCGCCGTACCGAGCCATGAAAACACCGTGGAGCAACTCGTGGACCGAGACGACGACGGGAACGAGAACGAATGCGGCGACGAACCGAACCGTCAGTCCAGTCGCCGACAGCGCGGGGATCACAATGGGCTCGAGCGAACGGCCGCCGAGCGCCGCGACGAGGGCACCAAACCCGTAGGCGAACGCGAAAAAACCGGCAACGGAGACGAAAAGCCACGTGACGGTCACGGCCGGCGTGAGTCGAAACTCCGCGACCGGATGGTGCGAGACGTTCGAGTCCGTCCGGCTCACGACCATCACTCCCCCGGGCGGTGAAAAAGCGATGTCGGTCTCCGTCGCCACAGTTCGAGGCAATGCAGAACCGAACCGATAGTTTCCCGGTGGTCCGCCCCATAGAGCAGGTATGGACGAGACCGACGCCGACGAGGACGTTGGCGAACGATCAGCTACGGCAAACGGCATCGAGGCGACCTATCGTGAGACCGAGCGCGAACGGCTGCTCGAGTTTACGGCCCAGCCGGACTCGAGTGCACGTGGAACCGCCGCGATCGCACAGAACCGCGAGGGCTATGCCATGTTGAAGGTGCGACCGACGGCCGACGCCGACGAACTCGAGCGCTACTACGGCTTCGACATGGCACTCGATCACGTCGCGGAGCTACTCGGTGTCTCGACACACGATCTGCCCATCCCCGGAGACGCCGAAGATATGGGGATGTGAGAGTATCCAGACGGCTTGACGCTCAGGCTTAATGGTATTATTATTGAAAATTAAATAATGTTTATGCTTGGTTGGTGCTCACTACTACCAATGAAAGGTGAGATTTCCGACTCAGACGGTCACGGGCCCCTCGATAGTGACGAACTGTTCTACGCCCTTTCCAACGCGGGTCGACGAACTGTGCTGTTCCATCTCCGCCAGCACCGGGTCGCGACGCTCGACGAGCTGGTCGACGTGCTCACAGCGGCCAGTACGAAAGAGGGCAGTGCGGACGACAACACGCACGTGCACAGTTCGTTGCTCCACAGTCATCTTCCATTACTCGAAGACCGCGGGCTGCTCACGTACGACCCGGACGAGCAGATCGTCGAATCGACCAGCCTCCACGGCACCGTCGGTGCGTGGCTCGACCTCGCCGTCCGCCAGCAACTCCAGTACGAGCGGACGGTCGACGCGGACGCTCGGACCGACGACGAGGGAATCGCGGTGTTGCTCGTCGACGACGAGCCAGGGCTTCCCGAAACCATCGGGGGCTACATCGAACGCGAGAACGACGATATCGAAGTGACGACGGCGGCGAGTACGCTCGAGGCAGTCTCGACGCTCGAGGAGGCGTCGTTCGACTGCGTCGTCAGCGACTATCAGATGCCAGCCATCAGCGGGCTCGATTTTCTGAAGGCTGTCCGCGAACAGGATGTTGACCTCCCGTTTATCGTCTTTACCGCTAAAGGCAGTGAGCGGGTTGCGAGCGAGGCTATCGCAACCGGTGTCACCGATTACGTCCAAAAAGACCCAGATCCCGAGCAGTTCGATGTCCTGGTCGAACGGATCCGCAAAGCCGTTACCAGCGGCTAAACCGTTATTCACCTGACCCGAGTGCACTCCCGACGTCACTCGGGGATTTCCACACCGGCGAACACGTTCCGCTGTCTCGTCCCACCCGTGGTTTCACTTGATCGATGACTGACACCCGAACGACGTGCGAAACGGCGTACGAGCGATTGGCAGACCGGATCTCGGACCCGTACTGTGCAGTCGACTCCGAGTGGCGAATCACGTACTGGAACGAACGAATGGCGGCAGTGACCGACACTCGAGCGGCGGACGTCGTCGGCGACGTGCTCTGGGACGTCGTCCCGGCCCTTCGTGGCTCACGGTTCGAGTCCCATTGCCGAGTGGTCATGCGCACGCACGAACCACGCACTGTCGACGTTCGACTCGACGACGTATCCGACGACTGGCTCGAGGCGACCCTCTATGCCGACGAGGACGGCCTGTCGATCATCACCCGTGACGTCACCGAACGAACGGACCGAGAGGCAGAGGTCGAACTCGCGGAAACCGTCTTCGAGAACACACAGGATGCGCTGTTTCTCATCGACGTCGACGAAGTCAGAGACGAGTTCCGGCTCGAGCGAGTGAACCCGGTTTACGAAGCCCACACCGGGCTGTCCAACGACGAACTAAGCGGACGACGACTCCGGGACGTCTTCGGTGACGACCGGGGCGGCACTATCCTCGAGAACTACCGCGAGTGTGTCGCCCGACGTGAGCCACTCGAGTACGAAGAGACCGCTTCCGTTCCCGACGAGCAGTCCACCTGGGAGACGCGAATTGCGCCAGTCGTCATCGACGGCGACGTCGAAAAGATAGTCGGGGCGACACGTAACATTACCGAACTCAAAGAACGCGAACGACGGTACGACGCCATCTTCAACCAGACCTATCAGTTTACGGGCCTGCTCGACCTCGACGGGACGCTTCTGGAGGCGAACGACTCCGCGCTCGAGTTCGGCGGGTTCGACCGCAGTGATGTCGTGGGCACTCCACTCTGGGAATCGGACTGGTGGCGACACTCCGAGGACGGCCAGGAGGATCTGAAAGCCGCGATCGAATCGGCAGGCAACGGCGAGTTCGTCCGGTACGATGCGGAGGTCCAGGGTGCCGATGGAACCGTAATTATCGACTTCTCACTTCGCCCGATTACGGACGAACGAGGCGAGGTCGACTTACTCGTAGCCGAAGGCCGAGATATTACGGCACACATCCGACGGGCTCAGGAACTCGAGCAAAAGCGAGAGTTTCTCGGGCAGATCCAGTCGGTCGCAGCGATCGGCGGCTGGGCGGTCGACTTCCGGACGGAAGCGATGCAGTGGACGGACGAGGTCTATCGCATCCACGAGCTGCCCCCGGAGTACGAGCCGGCGATCGAAGACGGGATCGAGTTCTACCACCCTCGAGACAGAACAACAATTACGGACGCGTTCGAGCGGCTGCAGACGACGGGTGACCGCTACGATCTGGAGTTGCGGATCGTCACGTCTACCGACGAGGTTCGGTGGGTTCGAACGCTTGGTTCGCCGTGGTACGACGACGATGGGGACCTGATCGGTGCTCGTGGTGCGTTCCAGGACATCACCGACCGCAAGGAACACGAACGGACCCTCCAGCGGACCAACGACCGGCTCGAGGAGTTCACTGCCGTCGTGAGCCACGACCTTCGCAATCCGCTCACAGTTGCACAGGCTGCCCTCGAACTGGCTCGAGAGAGCGGGTCGTCGGAGGACTTCGACCGCATCGAGGCGGCACACCGGCGGATGAACGCGCTGATCACCGACCTGCTGGCGCTCGCACGCAACGGCCAACAGGTCGACGAGACACAGCCGGTCGCACTCGGCACGCTCGTCGAGTCGGTCCGTGAGACGATCCCGGCTGACGACGCCACGATCGACGTCGATCTCGACGGATACCGGCTCGAGGCGGACGAGGTACGGTTACGTCAGCTGATCGAAAATCTGCTGTCGAACGCACTCAACCACGGCGGCGACGACGTGACGGTTCGAGTCGGTCTGCTGACCGACGGGACGGGATTCTACGTCGCGGACGACGGACCGGGCATTCCCCCTGCGGTTCGGGACGCAATCTTCGACCAGGGGTTCTCGACGACGACCGATGGAACCGGCTTCGGCCTCGCGATCGTCAAGGGAATCGCCGAAGCCCACGGCTGGACCGTTGACGTGACAGAAAGCGTCGACGGTGGCGCGAGGTTCGAAGTGGAAACCGGACGGTATCGTCCTGAGTGATCAGTACTCACCACGCAAGACGGTGGTCGCGAGAACAGTTCCGTCGGCGAACAGTGCTAAAATGAACTGTGAAACACCAGAACAGTCAGTCCTGGATGACGGTTCGCGACTCGGCGTACTCCATCGCGTGTTCGTCGTAGGTCCACAGACTCACCAGCACGAGCGCCGCGATTGCAGGCGGCCAGACGAGAATCGGGAAGTACTCGGGGAAGAGATAAAGGTTCCCGATCGAGCCAACGAGACCGACGAGGATCGTCGCGAGGACGGCTTCTGCCGTCGTCTTCTTCCACAGGACGAGTGCTGCAAGCGGCAAGCCAAGCGAGACGCCGAGACCGACGAACGCGAACTCGATGATCTCGAAGATCGTCCCCGGTCGGACGTACGCGAGCGCGATCCCGATGACGGCGGCCCCGACGACGATTCCGCGGCCGAACAGGATCAGTTCGGTCTCGGTCGCTCTCGGATTGACGTGTTCTTCGTAGAAGCGCGTCACGTCGGCGGAGGTGACGATCATCATCGAGTCCGACGTCGAGAGAATCGCACCGATGATACCGGCGAGCAAGATTCCAGCCAGCCAGGCCGGGAACAGGTCGATGATGGCGTGCATCGCAACGTTTTCGTGGTGGATGTCGGTGCCTTCGTAGAGCACGCGACCGGCAACACCCATGAGCAGGGGAACCGTCAGCCTGAGCGCCTGGAACGCGACGGCGATGACGGATGCCGCACTAATGATCCGCTGTGAGCGGATTGCCTGGAACCGCATCAGGCCGTGGGGTTGGCCGATAGCGCCCGCGGCGAAGGTGACCCAGGCCAAAATCGCGATCACGAGAGCCATCCCCGCGTCGCCGCCACTCATCGAGAGCAGGTTTGGATCGTTCGCCGACGCCTCGGCGAGGAACGCAGACCAGCCACCGATCTCGGCGATCATCCCAACCGGGACGAGAATCGCGGCGATGATGACCAGCGATCCCATCAGGAGGTGAGCCGTCACGGATGCGTTGAAGCCGCCGAGCGTCGTGTAGAACGCGACAGCGATTCCACCGATCAGAATCGCGGTCGTGTAGGGAATTCCGAGCGCGATATCCATCGCTTCACCGATCGCAATGATCTGGGCGCCGATGTACGACATCATGAAGACGACGATCGTCACCGTCCCGACGAGTCGAATCGCCGGGCCGAGTCTGTGTTCACCGAACACGACGGAGAGATGATCGACCACGGTCTGACTGCCGAGCTGTTCGGACGTCCCGCGGAAGTTCGGCGCGACGTATCGGTACAGGAACAACACGAGGAAGATCATCGTGATCGAGAACCAGAGACCACTCAGCCCCACCGTGAAACCGACGCCAACCCAGGCGAAGAACGTCCATCCACTTGCGATCGCCGTCACTTCGGAAATCGCGATCGGAACCGTACCGACGTCTCGACCCGCGAGCATGTACTCCGACAGCCGCTTCGTCTCGGTTGTCAGGAAAAAGTACAGTCCGATTCCTGCAAGCGTCAGAATAAACAGTCCGAAGGTGATCTGGAACTGGAGTTCCGCCATCACTGACCACCTCTCCCGAAGACAGTAACATGTCCATCCCCTCTCATCATGTCGATTCGGTACAGCACGTACGTGAGAATTGGAGCCGCGATCATGAAGAGAATCGCGATCGTAGTCCCCACCGGAAGTGTCGATTCAACCATATTTTAACACACCGTATCACACCACAGTCGAGAATAGCCCTGTATAATATCCATCCCGGCCATGGTCGGTAATGCGGAATATTATGCATTATACATCTACCCACATCGTACGTTCTTCCAAAACGCGGTGAGCCATAATGTTGTTTTGGTAATGTAAAGGTGGAGGAGTGACACGAACGAAACGACGGCTTCAAAAACAGCTGAGAAAAGCGAGAATGCTAAATAGCCGGAGTCGAACGTTTCAGACAAGAATAGCCGTGGCAACCGAGTCGTTTCCCCGACCGATCGGCACGCGTCGACGATTTTCTGCACTACTCGCAGCGACAGGATTGGGCGTCTACCTCCTGTTGATAATCGGCGCAACCACTTCGTTGACCGACGCCGCCGCGGCGTGTACAACCTGGCCGACCTGTCATGCGCCGACAGATCCGCTCAACCAGACGCAACTCGCAATCGCCTGGGGCCACCGACTGGCTGCCGTGATCGTCGGCTTGCTCGTCGCTGCGACGGTCGTCGCCGCCGTCCTCGGAGACGTCTCGAGGCGCGTTCGTGGCGCGATCCTCGCCGGCGGCGTCCTCTACGTCGTCCAAGTCGGTGTCGGCGCTGCAACGGCGGTCTTCGGTCCCGCGGCGATCACTCCGGGACTGCATCTCGGACTCGGCGTCGCGGTCTTTACGGCCGTCGTCCTCGCACTGGCCTGGGACCTCGAGTCCTCAACCGGCCAGGCCGACGACGCGATCGACTCGCCCGAACCGCTCGAGGAGACGCCCGCTGCAGCCGACAGAACGCTTCCCTCGAGCGGCCTCGCTCGCGTCCGACTCACCGCCTACGCCTACTTCAAGATGATGAAGCCACGACTGATGTGGCTGCTCTGTCTCGTCGCCGCAGCCGGGATGGCACTCGCCGCAGGGCCGGCACTCGATGCCGCCACGATCGTCGCGACACTCGGCGGTGGCGTCCTCGCCATCGGTGCGTCGGGAACGTTCAATCACGTCCTCGAGCGCGACGTCGACCAGAAGATGTCCCGAACCGCGGATCGGCCGCTCGCGAACGATCTGATCCCGGTCAACCACGCTCTGGTGTTCGGCGGCCTGCTGACGGTTGCCTCCCTCGGTGTCTTCCTGACGATCAACGCGCTCGCGGCCGCACTGGGGCTCGCCGCGATCATGTTCTACAGCGTCGTCTACACGCTGTTGCTCAAACCGAACACCGTCCAGAACACCGTTCTCGGCGGTCTCGCGGGTGCGTTACCCGCACTCATTGGCTGGGCTGCCGTCACGAACGAGATCGGCCTCCCCGCACTCGCGCTCGCGGGGGTTATCTTCCTCTGGACTCCAGCGCACTTTTATAACCTCGCGCTGGCGTACAAAGACGACTACGCCCGTGGTGGCTTCCCGATGATGCCCGTCGTTCGCGGCGAGACCGAAACCAGAAAACACATCGTCTACTACATCGCCGCGACGCTCGTCTCGACGGTCGTCCTCGCCTGGCTTACCGACCTCGGAGCGCTGTACGCTGCGACGGTCGCAATCTTCGGCGGCCTCTTCCTCTGGGCCGCGATCGTCCTTCACTTCGAGCAGACCGAACGCGCCGCGTTTCGCTCGTTTCACGCCTCGAACGCCTTCCTCGGTGCCGTCCTCGTGGCCATCGTCGTCGACGCGCTGGTACTGTAAGCTTCGTTCGAATTCGGGTGGCCGATACGACTACGCTCTTCCGTCCAGTAGCGAGCGATAACAGATGGATCGTCGAACGTTTCTCGCGGCAACTGCAGGGACAACACTCGCGGTCGGCGTCGCCGGCTGTAGCGGATTCAGGGAGATATCGATTCCCGAGGAACTCGAGGGCACCGACGCCGATCGACAGCTCCCCGTCCCTACGCTTGGCGATGGCGACGTGACGATCGAGGTCTACGAGGATACGGGCTGTCAGGGCTGTCGTGAGTTCCAGGCCGACGTCTTTCCGGTACTCGAAGGTGAGTTACTCGACACCGGCGAGGCCACCTATCAACACCGCGACTTCGTCGTCGGGGCTGCCGACGAGTCGGCCGAGATGGCAAACGCCGCGCGAGCGGTACAACACGAGACTCACACCGACGGCGATCCGAACGGCGACTTCTTCGAGTACAAGGCGGCGGTCATGCGCGCCGACGACTGGAGCGACGACAGGCTCGGCAGGATGGCACAGTCGTTCGACATTTTACCAGAGCGGATCACGAGCGCCCTCGAGGACGAGACGTTCTACCCGACGCTCGTCGCCGACTGGGAGCGAGGCGAGGCGGCCGGCGTCGAGGGAACGCCGACGGTCGTCATCGAGGACGAACTGATCGAGGATCCGTTCGACATCGATGAGATCCGTGACCGTGTCTCGGAGTCGTCCGAAGTGGACCCGACGACCACTGACAATGCTATCGAGAGTTTTCGAGACGCCCGCTGACGCTTGAATCGGTCGCATCGTCGGTGTGATCGATTCGAGTGCCACACTGAGGACACGCCGTCGCCGACCGGGCCTCCTCGAGGAAGCCCGATGCGATGATCGAGGCGGGAAGTGCGAACAGCCCGATACCAAGGACAGCCGTGATTCCGCCGAGTAGCTGCCCGAGTGGCGTCACGGGGTACATATCACCGTATCCGACCGTGGTCAGCGTGGCGACGCCCCACCAGAGCGTCTGCGGAATCGACGTAAACGTCTCCGGCTGTGCCTGGTGTTCAACGAGGTACACGAGGCTGGACACGACGACGAGAACTGCGGCATCAACGACCGTCACGACCACGAGATCGGTTTTCTTCCGTTTCAGAACGCGGGTGAAAAACGAAAGTGATTGTGAGTATCGGAAGAGCTTGAACAATCGCAGCGCTCGGATGACTCGTAGGTCACCACCGACGCCGAAAAGCGCCAGATAGAACGGGAGGATCGCGAGCAAATCCACGATCAGTAACGGACGAGACGCGAACCGGACTCGACCGGAGATGGGACCGGAGTATGCAGGGTGCTCGACGGCACTCCAGACACGGCCGAGGTATTCGACGGTAAAGAGTGCGACACTGCAGATCTCGAGCCAGAGAAAGACCGGTCCGTACTGGCTGGCGACCGAATCGACCGTCTCCATCATCACGGCAGCGACGTTGACGAGAATAACGGCCATAATGAGCCAATCGACGACGACTCCAGCACGGCCACCACGATCGGGTGACAGAAGAGAGAACGTCGTCCGTCGCATTGAATCGAACATACAGGTAGCGACGAACGAGACCGGTGTAAAACGTACCCATCCGTCGATACAGGGGCTCGCTACGGTCGTGGAACGACGCTGTGAGTCGAGTGATGATCTGGCGACCGGAGAGGGGTCGCTCGGTGAGAACCCAACAGGGAAACGAACCGCCCGGTATGGATAGGTGTACGGTGTTGTCGGTGACCGCTCAACCGGAGACAGCGATCACCAGTACCGAATCACAATAGACCGGGCCGTATTCACACGCTCAAAACCGTACGCTTGACGGTCTGAGACCGCTGAATTTAGGTGCCGAAACAAGGCCAATACACCGTATGAACTGACACGGTCGGAGGCCTACTCACTGCTTCGAGCCGCGTCGATGCGATCGAACTGCTCGTCGGTGAGCTCGAGTTCGATCGCACCGACGTTCTCTGTGAGTTGTCCGGTCGTTCGTGCGCCGACGATGGGGACGCAGGTAAAGCGCGTCTGGTCCATCAGCCAACGCAGTGAGACCTGTGCAGGCGTGGCGTCGACCTCGTCGGCGACGGAGTCGATGGTCTCGAGAACGTCCCAGGCCCGATCGGTCGCATAGCGGTCCTCGAACAGGTCGTCGAGGCTCCCCCGCGAGCCATCGGGCGCTTCGACGCCGCCGTCGTCGGTGCGTTCGTACTTGCCGGTAAGGAACCCACCGGCCAGCGGCGAGTACGGACAGACTGCGAGATCCTGGTCAGCGCAGACGTCGAGATAGTCCCCGACGACGTCGTAGTGGGCGGCGTTGACCATCGGCTGAGTGACGTCGAAACGCTCGAGGTCCGCCACGTCTGCGGTCCAAAGTGCCTTCGTTAGCTTCCAGGCGGCCATCGTACTCGCTCCGAGGTGGTTGACTTTCCCTTCGCGGACGAGGTCCGTAAGCACCGAGAGCGTCTCCTCGATCGGCGTTTCGTCGTCCCAGCGATGGATGTAGTAGAGGTCGAGGTAGTCGGTGCCGAGGCGCTCGAGCGTGCCGTCGATCTGCCGACGGATGTGTTTGCGACCCAGCCCCGAATCGTTCGGTCGTGGGTCGCCCCAGCCGTCGAACGGGAAGTAGACTTTCGAGGCGATCACGAAATCCTCGCGGTCGTACTCGGCGAGCCACTCGCCGATCCACTCTTCGCTGGTGCCGTCGGGATTGCCGTAGACGTTCGCCGTGTCGATGAAATTGATTCCCTGGTCCCAGCAGGCGTCGAGCAACTCGTGGGCCTCCTCGCGGTCGGTCTCG of Natrarchaeobaculum sulfurireducens contains these proteins:
- a CDS encoding heme o synthase, which gives rise to MLNSRSRTFQTRIAVATESFPRPIGTRRRFSALLAATGLGVYLLLIIGATTSLTDAAAACTTWPTCHAPTDPLNQTQLAIAWGHRLAAVIVGLLVAATVVAAVLGDVSRRVRGAILAGGVLYVVQVGVGAATAVFGPAAITPGLHLGLGVAVFTAVVLALAWDLESSTGQADDAIDSPEPLEETPAAADRTLPSSGLARVRLTAYAYFKMMKPRLMWLLCLVAAAGMALAAGPALDAATIVATLGGGVLAIGASGTFNHVLERDVDQKMSRTADRPLANDLIPVNHALVFGGLLTVASLGVFLTINALAAALGLAAIMFYSVVYTLLLKPNTVQNTVLGGLAGALPALIGWAAVTNEIGLPALALAGVIFLWTPAHFYNLALAYKDDYARGGFPMMPVVRGETETRKHIVYYIAATLVSTVVLAWLTDLGALYAATVAIFGGLFLWAAIVLHFEQTERAAFRSFHASNAFLGAVLVAIVVDALVL
- a CDS encoding thioredoxin domain-containing protein; its protein translation is MDRRTFLAATAGTTLAVGVAGCSGFREISIPEELEGTDADRQLPVPTLGDGDVTIEVYEDTGCQGCREFQADVFPVLEGELLDTGEATYQHRDFVVGAADESAEMANAARAVQHETHTDGDPNGDFFEYKAAVMRADDWSDDRLGRMAQSFDILPERITSALEDETFYPTLVADWERGEAAGVEGTPTVVIEDELIEDPFDIDEIRDRVSESSEVDPTTTDNAIESFRDAR
- a CDS encoding ion transporter encodes the protein MFDSMRRTTFSLLSPDRGGRAGVVVDWLIMAVILVNVAAVMMETVDSVASQYGPVFLWLEICSVALFTVEYLGRVWSAVEHPAYSGPISGRVRFASRPLLIVDLLAILPFYLALFGVGGDLRVIRALRLFKLFRYSQSLSFFTRVLKRKKTDLVVVTVVDAAVLVVVSSLVYLVEHQAQPETFTSIPQTLWWGVATLTTVGYGDMYPVTPLGQLLGGITAVLGIGLFALPASIIASGFLEEARSATACPQCGTRIDHTDDATDSSVSGRLENSR
- a CDS encoding aldo/keto reductase; its protein translation is MEYTTLGNTGTTVSQLCFGTWRFGRATGDLENETDREEAHELLDACWDQGINFIDTANVYGNPDGTSEEWIGEWLAEYDREDFVIASKVYFPFDGWGDPRPNDSGLGRKHIRRQIDGTLERLGTDYLDLYYIHRWDDETPIEETLSVLTDLVREGKVNHLGASTMAAWKLTKALWTADVADLERFDVTQPMVNAAHYDVVGDYLDVCADQDLAVCPYSPLAGGFLTGKYERTDDGGVEAPDGSRGSLDDLFEDRYATDRAWDVLETIDSVADEVDATPAQVSLRWLMDQTRFTCVPIVGARTTGQLTENVGAIELELTDEQFDRIDAARSSE